Proteins from a genomic interval of Staphylococcus debuckii:
- a CDS encoding ABC transporter substrate-binding protein has translation MKKLMQLIIGALVLGLLFLGLSKWYSAEDNQKTGKKIYVYNWGEYIDPDLIKKFEKETGIKVVYETFDSNEAMEAKIRNGGTHYDVAFPSEYTVQKMKKDHLLLPLNHRKLPNMKNLDSDYMNMSYDPHNRYSIPYFFGTVGIIYNKTAYPKEDFTSWQSLYNPKFKNDIILVDGAREIMGMSLNKLGYSLNDTNPKHLQQAENDLSRLAPQVKGVVGDEVTMMLEQHEANIAVVWSGAAAPIVQEHPEFNYDVPKEGSNLWFDNMVIPKTAQNKEGAYQFINFLLDAKNSKQNTEWVGYATPNKAAAQMLPAEIRNDHRFYPTKDTQNRLEVYKDLGKDILSDYNEHFLNFKMTLQ, from the coding sequence ATGAAAAAATTGATGCAGTTGATTATCGGCGCATTAGTACTCGGGCTCTTATTTTTAGGTTTAAGCAAATGGTATAGTGCTGAAGATAATCAGAAGACTGGGAAGAAGATATATGTTTATAACTGGGGAGAATATATCGACCCTGATTTGATTAAGAAATTTGAAAAAGAAACCGGTATCAAAGTCGTATATGAAACCTTTGATTCCAATGAAGCGATGGAAGCTAAAATCCGTAACGGCGGCACACATTATGATGTGGCGTTTCCAAGCGAGTATACGGTTCAGAAGATGAAAAAAGATCATTTATTATTACCTTTAAATCATCGTAAGTTGCCAAATATGAAAAATTTGGATAGTGATTATATGAATATGTCTTATGACCCGCACAATCGTTATTCCATTCCTTACTTTTTCGGAACGGTAGGGATTATTTATAACAAAACAGCTTATCCGAAAGAAGATTTCACAAGTTGGCAGAGTTTATATAATCCTAAGTTTAAAAATGATATTATATTAGTGGATGGTGCTCGAGAAATTATGGGGATGAGCTTAAATAAATTAGGTTATAGTTTGAACGATACGAATCCAAAACATTTGCAACAAGCAGAGAATGATCTTAGTCGTCTGGCACCTCAAGTTAAAGGGGTAGTAGGCGATGAGGTCACTATGATGTTAGAACAGCATGAAGCAAATATCGCAGTCGTATGGAGCGGTGCTGCGGCACCCATTGTTCAAGAGCATCCTGAATTTAATTATGACGTGCCTAAAGAAGGCTCGAATTTATGGTTTGATAATATGGTAATTCCTAAAACCGCTCAAAATAAAGAAGGCGCCTACCAATTTATTAATTTCTTGCTAGATGCCAAAAATAGTAAGCAAAACACAGAATGGGTCGGTTATGCGACACCAAATAAAGCAGCTGCACAAATGTTGCCGGCTGAAATTCGCAACGACCATCGATTTTATCCGACAAAAGATACTCAAAATAGGCTTGAAGTATATAAAGATTTGGGTAAAGATATTCTAAGTGATTATAACGAACATTTTTTGAATTTTAAAATGACGTTACAATAA
- a CDS encoding ABC transporter permease, producing MSKLNKWLFIPYILWMIGFIIIPVILLIYFSFIDIHGHFSFTNYEQIFSLRYFKMMAYSILYAAIITLVTLVISYPAAYFISYSIHQNLWILILIIPTWINLLLKTYAFIGIFSHDGIINQILGWLHLPKADLLFTAPAFIIVASYIYIPFMILPIFNSMKTIPKNLLQASSDLGAGKWTTFRKIILPLTKEGVLSGIQVTFIPALSLFMITRLIAGNKVMNIGTSIEEQFLVIQNYGMGSTIAIALIVFMALVLIITKSGNEGGRRS from the coding sequence ATGAGTAAATTAAATAAGTGGCTGTTTATACCTTATATTCTTTGGATGATTGGATTTATTATTATTCCTGTGATTTTACTCATTTATTTTTCTTTCATAGATATTCATGGGCATTTCAGTTTTACGAATTATGAACAAATCTTTTCGCTGCGTTATTTTAAGATGATGGCTTATTCAATTTTGTATGCGGCGATTATTACTTTGGTCACTTTAGTTATCAGTTATCCTGCAGCGTACTTTATTAGTTATTCTATTCATCAAAATTTATGGATTCTCATTTTAATCATCCCGACGTGGATTAATTTACTCCTCAAGACGTATGCATTTATCGGGATTTTCAGTCATGATGGAATTATCAATCAAATTCTAGGTTGGTTGCATCTTCCGAAAGCAGATTTGCTGTTTACAGCACCCGCTTTTATTATTGTAGCCAGTTATATTTATATTCCTTTCATGATACTGCCGATTTTCAATAGCATGAAAACAATTCCGAAGAATTTGCTGCAAGCTTCTAGCGACTTAGGAGCAGGCAAATGGACAACTTTCAGAAAAATCATTTTGCCGTTGACGAAAGAGGGAGTCTTATCTGGGATACAAGTAACCTTTATTCCTGCTTTATCGCTCTTTATGATTACACGTTTAATCGCTGGCAATAAAGTGATGAACATTGGTACTTCAATCGAAGAACAATTTTTAGTTATCCAAAACTATGGAATGGGTTCGACCATCGCTATTGCGTTGATTGTCTTTATGGCTTTAGTGTTAATCATTACGAAGTCAGGCAATGAAGGAGGCAGACGCTCATGA
- a CDS encoding ABC transporter permease gives MKWYGKLYLAVLIIGLYIPIIFLMVYSFNSAGNMIHFEHFTLEHYQTLFQDDRLMSILFNTIAVALLAAAVSTVVGTFGAIALYHLRQKKLRLTFLTLNNVLLVSSDVVIGASFLIMFTALGHFTGLGLGFWTVLTSHIAFCIPIVVILILPQLYDMNQHMFDAARDLGASEWQILNRVMLPNLMPAVLAGFFMALTYSLDDFTVSFFVTGNGFSVLSVEVYAMARKGISMEINAISTLIFAVIVIGIAGYYLIQHTTKKRQSVKRGMMR, from the coding sequence ATGAAATGGTATGGTAAATTATATTTGGCTGTATTAATTATCGGATTATATATTCCGATTATTTTTCTGATGGTCTACTCATTTAATTCAGCAGGTAATATGATTCATTTTGAACATTTTACCTTAGAACATTATCAGACACTTTTCCAAGATGACCGATTAATGTCGATTCTCTTTAATACCATTGCTGTAGCGCTACTTGCAGCGGCTGTATCGACAGTAGTCGGCACGTTCGGTGCGATTGCTTTATATCATTTGAGACAAAAGAAATTGCGCTTAACTTTTTTAACTTTAAACAATGTATTGCTCGTTTCTTCAGACGTGGTTATCGGCGCTTCATTTCTGATTATGTTTACAGCACTCGGGCATTTTACAGGTTTAGGACTAGGATTTTGGACAGTGCTTACTTCTCATATTGCGTTTTGTATACCGATTGTGGTCATTCTTATTTTGCCGCAACTGTATGATATGAATCAGCATATGTTTGATGCAGCTCGAGATTTAGGAGCAAGTGAGTGGCAGATACTGAATCGTGTGATGCTGCCTAATTTAATGCCGGCCGTCCTTGCAGGATTTTTCATGGCACTTACTTATTCATTAGATGACTTTACAGTAAGCTTTTTTGTGACGGGTAATGGATTCAGCGTTTTATCTGTAGAAGTTTATGCTATGGCGCGTAAAGGTATCAGTATGGAAATCAATGCGATTTCGACGTTAATTTTTGCAGTCATCGTTATCGGGATTGCAGGTTATTACCTGATTCAGCATACTACTAAAAAAAGACAATCTGTGAAACGAGGCATGATGCGATGA
- a CDS encoding ABC transporter ATP-binding protein — translation MTPLLSLKSVSKQFDGQQVLNNIDLDFEPGHFYTLLGPSGCGKTTILKLIAGFEQADAGSIIYQGKTINKIPANKRTVNTVFQDYALFPHLNVYDNVAFGLKLKKKKDSEIQEKVREALKLVKLEGYEHRGIEEMSGGQKQRVAIARAIVNEPEILLLDESLSALDLKLRTEMQYELRALQSRLGITFIFVTHDQEEALALSDYIVVLKDGKIQQFGTPLDIYDEPVNRFVADFIGESNIIEGTMVEDYLVNIYDKDIACVDMGITSGQRIEVVIRPEDITITPPNEGLFQAKVDALLFRGVHYEINCMDQEGYEWMIQTTKKAEVGSTVGLYFEPEAIHIMVPGETEEEFDKRIESYEEAEDE, via the coding sequence TTGACACCTTTACTATCACTGAAATCAGTCAGCAAACAATTTGACGGCCAACAAGTTTTAAATAATATCGATTTAGATTTCGAGCCCGGCCATTTTTACACTTTACTAGGCCCGTCCGGCTGCGGCAAAACAACCATCCTGAAATTAATTGCAGGTTTCGAACAAGCCGATGCAGGCTCCATTATTTACCAAGGAAAGACCATCAATAAGATACCCGCAAACAAACGTACCGTGAATACCGTCTTCCAAGATTACGCGCTCTTTCCGCACCTGAACGTCTATGATAACGTCGCTTTTGGTTTGAAACTGAAGAAAAAGAAAGATTCAGAGATTCAAGAAAAGGTGAGAGAAGCTCTGAAACTTGTTAAGTTGGAAGGCTATGAACACCGTGGTATTGAAGAAATGAGCGGCGGCCAGAAACAAAGAGTGGCCATTGCACGCGCTATTGTCAATGAGCCGGAAATCTTATTATTAGATGAATCCTTGTCAGCATTAGACTTAAAATTGCGTACAGAAATGCAATATGAATTACGTGCCTTACAATCACGATTAGGCATTACGTTTATTTTTGTCACGCATGACCAAGAAGAAGCTTTAGCTTTAAGTGATTATATTGTGGTATTGAAAGATGGAAAGATTCAACAATTCGGAACGCCTTTAGATATCTATGATGAACCTGTAAACCGGTTTGTTGCCGACTTTATTGGCGAATCTAATATTATTGAAGGAACGATGGTCGAAGATTACTTAGTGAATATTTATGATAAAGACATAGCATGTGTAGATATGGGTATTACATCAGGTCAAAGAATCGAAGTAGTGATACGGCCAGAAGATATTACAATAACACCGCCAAATGAAGGATTATTCCAAGCTAAGGTAGATGCATTGCTTTTCAGAGGTGTGCATTATGAAATCAACTGTATGGACCAAGAAGGCTATGAATGGATGATTCAAACAACTAAGAAAGCTGAAGTTGGCAGTACTGTAGGCTTATATTTTGAACCGGAAGCTATTCATATCATGGTACCAGGAGAAACTGAAGAAGAATTTGATAAACGAATCGAAAGTTATGAGGAAGCCGAGGATGAGTAA
- the auxB gene encoding lipoteichoic acid stability factor AuxB, with amino-acid sequence MSGEPQYTQIKRPVSRVAEKVLGWLNWIGLLLLTVATMFIALVSFSNDTSIQKLEQTLTNNEFAQQVLTNNGLNTTQFVIWLQNGIWAVIVYLIVCLLISFLALISMNIRVLSGILFLIASIITLPLVLLLATVIIPILFFIVAIMMFARKDRIESVPYYPGGYGPYDRDYDYGRDDYYNRPEHDRGRGRYEDDYEDKRNRRPRHEPAYEKRDRELAEEEDDTRVYRPEKERGAEAGNRYQDEQNPQADYEDEPQFLSRQAKYKQKSADEVKEEQEMDAYEREQARIDEIEGNNEAEEEVQNRVNEPRKGETPEEKAARKREKKERKKRAKELRKQRPSAVNQRRMNFEERRSFSQQKPEHPESEKPEDKAADNTETPVDDTKEDK; translated from the coding sequence ATGTCTGGAGAACCACAATACACACAAATTAAACGGCCAGTGAGCAGAGTGGCCGAAAAAGTACTGGGGTGGCTGAACTGGATTGGCTTGTTGCTGCTTACAGTAGCTACAATGTTTATTGCGCTGGTGTCATTCAGCAATGATACATCCATTCAAAAGTTAGAACAAACATTGACCAATAATGAATTTGCGCAACAAGTATTGACGAATAACGGGTTGAATACTACTCAATTTGTCATTTGGCTGCAAAATGGAATATGGGCAGTGATAGTGTATTTAATTGTTTGTTTATTAATTTCATTCTTAGCACTTATTTCGATGAATATTCGAGTGCTTTCTGGGATTTTGTTTTTAATTGCATCAATTATTACTTTACCGCTTGTGTTATTGCTTGCGACTGTCATTATACCTATTCTTTTCTTTATCGTAGCAATCATGATGTTTGCCCGTAAAGATCGCATTGAATCAGTGCCTTATTATCCAGGTGGTTATGGTCCTTATGACCGTGATTACGATTATGGACGAGACGATTATTACAATCGTCCTGAACATGATAGAGGCAGAGGGCGTTACGAGGATGATTATGAAGACAAGAGAAATCGCCGTCCCCGTCATGAACCTGCATATGAAAAACGTGATAGAGAACTTGCAGAAGAAGAGGACGATACACGCGTATACCGTCCTGAAAAAGAACGAGGTGCTGAAGCGGGTAATCGCTATCAAGATGAACAGAATCCGCAAGCTGATTATGAAGACGAACCACAATTCTTGTCACGACAAGCTAAATATAAACAAAAATCTGCAGACGAAGTAAAAGAAGAACAAGAGATGGACGCTTACGAACGCGAACAAGCACGTATTGATGAAATAGAAGGCAATAATGAAGCGGAAGAAGAAGTCCAAAATCGTGTTAATGAACCGCGTAAAGGTGAAACACCTGAAGAGAAAGCAGCACGTAAACGCGAGAAGAAAGAACGTAAAAAACGCGCGAAAGAACTCCGTAAGCAACGCCCGAGTGCAGTCAATCAACGTCGTATGAATTTTGAAGAGCGTCGTTCATTCAGTCAGCAAAAACCTGAGCATCCTGAATCAGAAAAGCCAGAAGATAAAGCAGCAGATAATACTGAAACACCAGTGGATGACACAAAAGAAGATAAATAA